The region TCTTAATTCCCCTgataaacacttagctctctccaaTGAAATCAATGATAGTGGTTGCACGGTTATTTGTCTGCAAGAATCTAAAATGAAAATGTTTGATGCATCTTCCCTAAAGGCTCTCTGCCCCTGGTGCTTTGATCAGTTTGCCTGCATTCCTTCTCGAGGGGCTTCAGGTGGCCTTATAACTATTTGGAATAGTAGTCTCTCCTCTGGCAGAGTGTTTTTATCTGAACCTTTTGCCAGGGCGAGTAGAGGGTCACATTTACTAATTGGCTTTTTGACATGAACATTCTGCCCTTTGAAGATTGGCTCCTACTTGGCAATTTCAATTATATATGCTCCCCAGATAACTGCAACAAGCCAGGTGGTGATGTACATGATATGTTCACTTTCAATGATTTTATACACGAATAGAACCTCACTGAGCTCCCCATAAAGGACGAGCTTACACCTGGTCAAATATGCAACAAAACCCTCTCCTCGAGCAATTAGATTGTTTTTGCACCATGATCAACTGGACTTCTTCGTTCCCTAATACTACAGCGAACCCACTTGGGAAACCAATATCTGACCACATGCCATGCTCGGTTATCATTCAAATGATGATTCCAAAAAGTAATCTTTTCAGATTTGAAACTTATTAGATTGCTCACCCAAGTTTCATGGATGTGGTCTCTCCGGCTTGGAACCGACCCATCAAGTTTTGCAATAACTCTAACACAGCCTCCTGACCATGTCAGAAGCTTAAAGCATCATGTCATGCTCTCAAACAATGGAGCAAGAAAATTTCTCGCCTCAATATTGCCATTGAAAACACAAACAAAGCTCTGTTAGAACTAGAAAACATTGAAGACTGCCGCACTTTAACAATACCAGAAGGGAATTTTCATGACATACTCAAGAAACATTTGCTCTGACTCCTGCAGTATCAAAAAGACTACTAGAAGAAATGATGTACGATTAGATGGATCCAATTTGGAGATGAGAACTCAAAAAATTTCTAGGCTGTTGCAACAGAAAGATATAGGAACTGCATCAAGATCTTGAAAACCAGTGAGGGAGTGGAGGTTGATGATGATGCTGGGAAAGAGTCAATCCTGTTTGAAGCTTTGAAAGGAAGAATGGGTAAAAATAATCCACAACCAATGAAATTCAATCTTTCCAAGCTACTGCGTGAGGAGGTGCTTTTGACAACCTCATCACACCATTTACACATGAAGAAATTGATGCGATAGTCAAAGAGATGCCCCCTGACCATGCGCTAGGCCTTGACGGCTTTAACGGTGATTTTTTGAAAGCTTGCTGGCCAATCATCAAGCAATATTTTTTACCACCTTTGTGAGGAATTTCATCGGGGCAGCCTTAACTTGGAAAGCTTAAATTCTGGTTATATCACTCTGATTTCCAAGACCAATTCTCTGAAAACTGCCAATGATTTTTGTCCTATCACCCTCCTCAACTGTTGCCTTAAACTGATCACTAAGGTATTGGCCAAGCGTCTCCAGAAAATCATTTTGCGGATAGTGCACCGTAACCAGTATGGTTTCCTCCATGGGAGAACAATACATGATTGTCTTGCCTTACATCCATCAGTGTCAAACATCTAAGAAAGAGATAGTTCTTTAAAAAATTGGACTTTACCAAAGCATTTGACACTATTAAGCACTCTACCATGCTTCTGATCGTGGAAAACATGGGATTCCGAAGAAATGGATCAATTGGATAGAAGGTATCTTCTCCTCTGGCAAATCTTTAGTTTTATTGAATGGGGTGCCCGGGCGCTAGTTCCATTGTAAGTGCAAGGTGGGCCAAGGAGATCCTCTGTCCCCCTTGATCTTTGCTCTGGCGGTTGATCTTCTTCAGACTGCTACCAATGAGGCTCTTGAGCATAATCTGATCAGGCATCCCATACCACCAAAAGGTGATGCAACTTGCTGGTTATTCAATACATGGATGACACCATAATTGTTTTGCCTGTCTGTCTTGATCAAGCTGCTAAGATAAAACAGATCCTCAAGGATTATGCCACCTCCATTAGTCTCAAAATCAACTCCCACAAATGAACTCTAGTGTCCATAAACACGCCGCCCGATAAATGCAATGGTCTTGCCACATTGTTTGGCTGTGCCCAAGCCAGGATGCCTTTTACCTACCTAGGGCCACCCCTTGGTACCAGCACACCATCTGTACATGACATGGCACCCTTTGTATGCAAGGCTGAGTGGAATATCATTGCGGCCATGTCCCTCATGTCCTATGTTGGTAAATTGGCCCTATTGAACTCTCTCATCACTTCTCTGGCTATTTACCCCATGGGAACTTTGAGAATTCCACCAAAAATCCTTGCTCAACTGGACAAAATTCGCAGACACTGTCTCTGGAATAAGAAAACAGTAGATGGAGAGAAATGCAATTCGCTAGCTGCCCGGGATATGGTTTGTCGTCCCAAGAAGAGTGCAGGTCTTGGTGTTCTGAACTTAAGAATGCAAAATGATGcgttattgctcaaattcctccacaAGTGTTACAATCGATATGGTGTACCTTGGGTACAACTCATCTAGAACACATACTATGTCAACTTTGTACCGCACACTATCGAACCACGAGGCTCATTTTGGCGGCGTGACCTATCCCACTTAATGCCTATCTACCATGGTATCACAAAAGTCCATGCACACTATGGCACATTGGCTCTGTTCTGGAAGGACGATTGGAACCACTCCATCCATGCAGAGATGTATCCGAGGGCATATTCCTATTCTAGGGTTGAAGATGCATCTGTCAGAGACTTCCTTACCATCACTGACCTCCAAACGGCCTTTCATCTTCCACTATCAATACAAGCCCATGAGGAACTAAAGAAGCTCCAAACTGAAGTGACCAATGTGGACATCTCGGGACCCAGAGATGTCTGGGTTTGCAGCTTGGGTTCACATGCTTTTAAGGCCGCAACATACTATCAGTTCTACTTTAGAGACATAATTGCTCATGCGGCCTTTAGTTGGTTATGGAAGGCCAAAAGCACACCCAATATCAAGGTCTTCGATCGGCCTAATGTCTGATCGATTAAACACAAGAAACATGTTGAAGCGGCGACACTACAACATAGGTGACAACTTGGATTGCCTATTGTGTGGAGAACACGTCGAAGAAATAGTAGAATATCTCTTATTCCACTATAACTTTAGCAAGGAATGCTAGCAGATATTGAACATCACATGGATTACACGTGGGAATATACTTGATCTCGTTGAACATATGAAGACACACCAACAGAAAAAAGAATGATCATGGATATCTTCTTAGTGGCCGCCTGGAGTCTCTGGAAAGAACGTAACAACAATTTCTTCCGACATGTGGCCCCTTCGATCCCATCATGGAAAAAAAAGATTCAAGTGTGATTTTTACAACATCCCTTATAGGGTGCCTGCCCATAAGAGACATATTATATCTGCCATCCTTGAGGCAATCCCATAGATCTGTGCTAAAATTTTAGCTTTAGCACATTCCTTGTAAATTGCTTGTATAGTCATACCTCCCTTACAACCCATGCAACTTGTAACCTTTGTAACCATTACCTTGACACTTTAATATATAtgaagtaggagcctttcctactgtcttAACTTAAAAataacatgagtaggtggttctctctcataaaacGAATGGTGGAAATGTAGGCACATTCTGACGGCTATCCTCGATGAGGaacaaggggtggaggggtatacatagccgccacacaaaatccaaccgttgtgCACTTTTGACCCAACTAGATGGCACGGATCAGAAATCTCGGTGGCACCAACCTGTGTAAAAgatatgaacgttaggaatctcggtgggacagaCGAGAACAACACAAAGGGGCCGATGTGTAATGGCTAGGGCAAACCtcgtctcggtggcaccgattgcatcatcttgatgggaccgaagtgaagcaataaggcaatagAGACTTGGTCAAGCCATCTCGATGGTACCGATTgcaattctcggtgggaccgaaacaatTGCAACTAGCAACAGAGAGCTAGCAAGGCCATCTTGGTGGAACTGAGATCCATATCAGTGGATCCGATTTGTTAGGATTTGGTTGTGGCTAAGTTCAGATGAACTCGATGTCTCTGTATAGGAaatatcagtggggccgagttggaatgtagggtttggacatatttggatggagaaagtggttgagggcccaACAACTTGCACTTCAGGGCCCAACAACTATGTACACTAATAGCTAAGGATATTGGTATTAATGATAGACAGAAAATTATTAAGACATGCAAATAATATAACATGTTGATTTGTTTATTGAATGTATATGAGAAAATCATACCTCGCGCAGAACAACGGATGAATCAATAGTTAGTGTCGTTTATATCTCCTAATCACATAGCTAACCGTTTGTTTTTGTGTGTGTAGTGCAACTAAAAACGATCTACATGTCAAAGATACGACCAAGTTATTGAATATATAATGCGAGATAAATCCAAGTAATTGGTAAACAATACACTTTGTAAAGTCGAAGTAGTTTCCCGCTATGAGGAAGTTGAAGTTGGAGCAAGTTTCCAATTATGAGAAAGTTGAGATTAAAGCTCGAAATAGGCTTTCGCCtcgttttatatataaagcaatcaCCAAACCAAGTAAACTGCCGAATGATACAAGATGGTGAGATAGGCCTCATACAATGTCGATCCTAGGATAACCGAGACACGTAGAACGCATGCGGCCATGCTACCGAGAAAGAAAATAGGCAGAACTAAGTACAACACCACACTACACCCTAAACACCTAAGATCCACAACAATGCCCCCAGGAGGGAAAACGGCGCAAAGTGTCGCCTCTGTCGAGTCCAAAAGGGACAAGGGTCTTCACCCGGAACCCTGTCACGGAGAGGATCACCACGACGACGTCTTTAGGAAGAGAGCGGCTCACGCGAGCGTCGCTGTCGTCAACGACAAAGCGCGGAGCTTTCGCTCGACAGCTCCCCCGTGCCACCACAAGGTCTTCAGCACCAACGAGTTCAGCTCCCCAGATCCGGATCGGGGCGACGCCACTGTCAATGATAGAGAGTGAACCCGGGCCACCCTCCGCTCCACCTCCCGCCGCCCACACTACCAAGAGGGAAAGCAACCATCACCCACATGGTGCCCGCTGGAGAGCCAACCATGCGGACCGCCATCTAGAGCCACCGCTCCGGCGTCCGAGTCCGAGCCACCACCATCCGTACACATCATAGATTACCGACCACGGAAGGAGGAGCAAAAGGTGTATCCTTTCGCTCCTAGCCCGGCATCAGTCACGGAATCTGGGTTGATGCCCCCATAGTAGGGGGTGTCCACACCTATGTCCCCAGCTAGAAAGTAATATTCCTTATCCAAAGCTTTTTactcccccctcccctcccctccctggcCGCTCCCACGAGCGCCGccggggggaaaccctagcccgcagggCGCGGCCCCCTCCTCGAttctccctcccctcgccgccgccccagcGTGTTGGCGGGCAAAGCCCGGCCAGATCGGGCGGTGGCGgggcctcttcctcccccgcgcggTGCTGGATGGCGTGGGCCATCCTTgttgggcggcggcgcggcgacggcggtGCACGACGGGGGCGCGGCTTGCTAGCAGCGGCACGGGTGGCTGGGACGGGCGGGGGGCGTGCCTTgatcctggcggcggcggcgggcgcggtccAGATCCGTCGCGGCAGCGGCTCAGGTGCTTTGGGCCCTTGTGGTGGCGGGGCTCCGGCTCGCCGCAGGTGGTGGCCTGCTCCGGTGGCTGCCCCTGCTGCAGCGCTCCCTGGTGGTGGTGGACCTGCCGGCCCCCGGCCTATCCGGCGATGGCAGGTGCCGCGGGCTGTGCTCGGCGGCGATGTGGGCTACCACGGCGTGGTGGTGGCTCATGGCGGTGGTCAGGATCGTCTCACGGCGGCGGCTGGACTTCTTCGGCGTCGGCCCATTGGTGAGCGGCCTGTGAAGAGCTTCGACCCCTCTTCTCGATGCTCGGGCGCAATTTTCGTCGGTGGGATGGCCCTCTCCCTACTGCGACCCATCGCTAGTCCTGTGCTCGGGCAGCAGGACCGTGCTCGTCTCGTGTCCAGCAGCAGGACctcctcgtctcgcgcccggcagcaggaccgagcccatctcgcgcccggcagcaggaccgagctagTCTCGCACCCGAAGCTGTAGGACGAATCGATGGACTTGTGTGCCCCGGGATCCGATCATCTCTTCCGTTGGGGTAGCGGCGGGTGTCGGTTGTGGTGGTTCCTAGGTCTTGGATtcaggggcggcggccctggtggtggttgcgCAGTGCTCACGGGCAGAGCCCGTcgcttggtgctgcccggtggccatggccgtgtgggcggcgtggttgtcGGGGTGCGACGTTCGATGGCAGTGAgtattggccggggtgaaaacctgttcttTCTTCAATCAGACCGGCGGCGGCGtagctcgttcccttcttgaaggcgtcgtcgcggctctcattgtcTGTCGTGTGGCTCCGGGGGAAACCTTGATCCTCGGATTGGGCGATGGCGGCGCTCCCGTGTCGTACCCTTCCTGAAGGCACCGTcttggagcccacggttcgtcgTATGCGGCTGCATCTCTTCTTGGTGGCGTGTTCACTAGTGGAGTCCTGATTGCTCGAGTAGTGCTGGGGATCGTGTTGCTGCGCTCAGTGCCTATGTATCCcaccttgggtgtgtgcgtgtgttgtggttGTGTGCGTCTGTACCTGGATGTTGTTGGTCATTGCTTTATTTATATagcggggtgaaagcctttttcggtatgtCCCCAGCCAGTCCTGGTGGACTGGGCGGGGGATGCAACCCCGTGACTACCGACAGCCGCCATCGAGCCCGCTCGCGTGATGCCTCAACATGGTCACCGGCTTCGACCTGCCCGACAAAATAGCGGAAACCCGACCACCACCATCGACCATCGCACCCACAAGGAGAGACCTCATCGCCCGCGGACACCACCCGGATTGAGCCCTCCATCACCTACCCGGAGCGAGAGCTCCGACCCGCCTCGGGCCCCAAGCCGATCCGGCCGAGCACGAGCCCCGGTTCCTGGCCATCTTTGCAGCGCAAAATCGCGCTGCTAGCCTAGATCTAGGAGAAGTGATGGGCTACCACCACCCACACCCCGCTGTTGAGCACCAACCGCCGCCACCAAGCCGCAGTGGCCGCCTCACCGGCTAGTGCACCCACGCCTCTGGTCGCCCGTAGAGCCACCCGAACCTGTTGGACCAAGCCACCACGAGCCGGCCCAATGGAGCCACCACCACGTCGGAGCTGCCACCACACCGAAGCGGAGCAGTAGCAACCAATCTACGCCGCCCACGGCCCTTGCCACGAGGGACAACCGTCATGCAGATCTAGCTAAAGCTGCCCCAAGACCACNNNNNNNNNNNNNNNNNNNNNNNNNNNNNNNNNNNNNNNNNNNNNNNNNNNNNNNNNNNNNNNNNNNNNNNNNNNNNNNNNNNNNNNNNNNNNNNNNNNNNNNNNNNNNNNNNNNNNNNNNNNNNNNNNNNNNNNNNNNNNNNNNNNNNNNNNNNNNNNNNNNNNNNNNNNNNNNNNNNNNNNNNNNNNNNNNNNNNNNNNNNNNNNNNNNNNNNNNNNNNNNNNNNNNNNNNNNNNNNNNNNNNNNNNNNNNNNNNNNNNNNNNNNNNNNNNNNNNNNNNNNNNNNNNNNNNNNNNNNNNNNNNNNNNNNNNNNNNNNNNNNNNNNNNNNNNNNNNNNNNNNNNNNNNNNNNNNNNNNNNNNNNNNNNNNNNNNNNNNNNNNNNNNNNNNNNNNNNNNNNNNNNNNNNNNNNNNNNNNNNNNNNNNNNNNNNNNNNNNNNNNNNNNNNNNNNNNNNNNNNNNNNNNNNNNNNNNNNNNNNNNNNNNNNNNNNNNNNNNNNNNNNNNNNNNNNNNNNNNNNNNNNNNNNNNNNNNNNNNNNNNNNNNNNNNNNNNNNNNNNNNNNNNNNNNNNNNNNNNNNNNGACAAGCACACCTGCGCCCACCAGAGCACCTGCACGCCGCCACACTGCGGCTCCCGATGACCGCAAAGTGCCTGGGCCGGAGGAAACCGCGTCGCGCCGGCTCTTACACGCGTGGGAACAGGACTCTGCTGCCACCGGCTCCGAACAGGCTTTGCCCGGCCGAGCCCCATTGTGGCGAGGGAGGCGGGggaccggcggcggcggcctgcccATGGGAGGGTTTGGGAAAGGTGTCTGGTCCCTATCCCAATTGAGGTTGAAGCAATTCGCATTTTTACAAAGAAGAGAAGTTACTCATTGAGCGAGGTTGAAGCAATTCGCATTTTAACAGAGAAGAGTAAGCTACTCACTGAGCTGGCAATCAAGTTCTATATAATATGACAGAAGATATTGTCTGTATTtgtgcatcatgttcatcaagaatCGGTAGATGTAATTATGCGTTGGTTTTATTCATGTAACACATCCTATGTATGAAAATAATATTCTTGTGTTCTTATTCTGTTCATCATATAGTTTTTCAATATTTGGAAATATTTGGTTATAGTAGACATTTGTTTTCCTTACCCCTTTGGACATcactatgatatactccctccgtccaaaaatataaaaacgtttttgacactacactagtgtcaaaaacagtgtagtatcaaaaacgttcttatattttgggacggatggagtagtatgtttCGGTGAAAGGCACGAGCAACTTGCtatgtattccctccgttcctaaatatttgtctttctagtgatttcaataagtgactacatacgaaacaaaatgagtgaacctacactctaaaatgtctatattcatccgtatgtgatagtccatttgaaatctttaaaaagacaaatattaaaatctttaaaaagacaaatatttaggaacggagggggtaGTTGAACTAAAACTACAACCACACAAAGGACGATGAATTTAGGCAGGACGTTGATAGCAACATAATCATGGCACATGATTCGTcatggttctcgattctacatgcaAACATACGGTCAAGCTTTGGTTCACGCAGTCAAGATAGTCTGGCTTCGTATATAGGGCACAACTATATAAAACTTGTTGTATTTAGCTGTAGGCGGAGAAGCAAATTTCATGAAAATCACACGTGAAAGTTTTCAGAAAAGATCCAAAACAGTTTGAACTACAGGTGAGGGCAAGATCTACAGCCATGCAAAAACCATCGAGAACAAACCAAACCCCATCTGTaacatacttcctccgtcccaaaataagtgtctcaactttgtattaactttagtacaaagttgtactaagttttaagaaaacgaagggagtactaagtATGACCAGTATGGTTTTTAGAAATTGAACTTATCTGCTGAAAACAGTCCTTGAAGAACGATAGGAAAAATAGTTACTTTCTCAGCAATCAGTTGTACAAATTCAACACTTGAGTAGTCATGGTACTGAAATCAAGATAACGTAACATCCCATGTTaacttttctcttatttgtgaagaTTTAACGCAAGAAAACTTGGCTAGCCTGACAGTTTTTAGCTTTAAGCAACTCCTGCCTTGGCTAGCTCCTCCAACTTCTTGTCGATCTGGGCTTCTGTCAAGCCATCCAAGCGCACGCACCTCTCCACACCCATATCTGACCAGTAGACACACAGTTATACAACATACCTTATACATTAGCTTCAATTCATTAATCCAATACTGTATGCATGAAACAAAAGAAACGGTGTATTTGGCAATCAATATTCAGTTCTTTGTTGATCCTAACATGCCTAGCCCTGTGTTTGCAAAACTACAATAGTTTATCACTTTTTCTCGGTTAGTAACTTAGTATGGTAGTCCGCTACCTTCAGTACATGATCTGTCTCTACATTGACAGTGCAACACACTAGTGCCAAAACTGAGTAAACGATTTCATAGCCTTCTCTTCATTTATCATTTAGTTCTTGTAATTAACTCATATCCATTTTGAGCATTGTGTACAGAATTTGAAAGCCCAATACATGATCTTAATCTGTGCTTCCTTTGATAGCTCAAAGCCTGTAGGCATCAACATTCCAGACACACTTGTAACATCAGTAGCATGCCTGCCTACCAGTACTATGTAACTTTTGTAACAGGTTATAAGTTGAGAAAAGACAGCTGAGCCTGAGACCAGGAAAAACTACATCAATTACTGGATTCGCTAGAATGAGCTCCAAATCCTAAACCCAGCCGATCGACCTAGATCAGGAGTCGAGATAGCTGCAGATAGGCCGGACTTTGTGCACCGAGTTGTTGATCTCAAGCGAAACAAAAAATGAAAGCACACGCGGCAGCTAACACCAAAAATCAAAATATGTGGCTCTGAGGGTAACTTACAAATTGTGATGGGCCAATAGATTTTCCAAAATGAATCTGTTTTCTTCGCAGTATTGCTTATCAAGACTTCATTGGCATAGATTTATTGGAGTATATGTTTTGCGAGTCTATGAGATAAAACCCGTTTGGCATAATAAGGCCCTACTTCTATAAGCATAATACAGTCATGCATATTTCTTTGGATAATTGCATGATAGTAACATAGAAGAGTTATGACGAGCAGAACTATAGTAGTTGAAGGCTACAAGAAAATGCTCATTAAGGATATCCTACCTTATATTCGAAAATATGGATCAGACCAAACTCTTTCCTGGTTTGTTTCCTACAACTTTTCTAGGGGGCACGAAGCAATTTCATCAAGCTGATGCATTCAACCACACACAagtcttcccaacttctgtttctaCGAGACAAGACTTAAACAATCATGTTGTTTTTTGTTACTGGCAGAGAAGGAAGCTATCCCTTACATAAGCCAGTCTTTTGACTTACACTAgctaattgcccgtgcgttgcaacgggcataCACATTCTAATGTTTAACATCAATCATGTCTAATATATACCTTTAGAATACTCATGTACATTATGCGGTATTATTCATTCGATTTACCGTTAAATAATTTCTGCTCCTCCACCAACCCCTCTCTCTTTATCTAAAAATAATAACTTGATTAACCTTCAAAAGATAAACCCAGTGTATAGAGGGAATAGAGAGGAGGATGGACGTGCGTGCGTGGGTTGTAGCCATGGATTTCGAGTCGCTCGACTAGTCGACGACTAGTCTATGAGTCGCAAAAATATGGTCGACTCAGCTTAGTGTCGACTCGCGGCGACTCTGAGTCGCGACTAGTCACAACGCAGGCTCGGCTTCTTCCGACTCGCTGCCCCAGACGACTCACATGAGTCGCGACTCGAAAACCATGGTTGTAGCAGGCTTTCCCCTGGTTTTTCTTGGCTTTATAAGCATGGGATGGAGGCAGATGAAGGTTGAGCGAAATGGGGATGCTATGTCTTTTTTAGGTAGTGTAGATAAGCCCAATTTTCTGATCAAAGAGCTTATTGCAGTTATCCACGTTTATCTGCAGTTTTGGTTCTATCAGCTTGCCTGACAAGCTCAAACTTTAGCAAACTTCCAAAGTTATCAAGCATTCCAGATTTTTGGCAATCATACTTCTGATAATAAATCATCTTAATGTGCTGCAGAGCAACGGAGAACCAAACAAAATAGATGCACTATGCTGCGTGATACAAGTGGTGAGGGCAGCATTTGGGCAACGTCGAAATTCTTTTCCACCGTTACATAAAAGATGAAAATTCCTCCCATATCATGTGCTCACAATTTCGAGATGAACAATGGAAATCTCTGTGGAACTGGACGGTCCTAAGTCCCCGCTTGCCATATCTCCCAATATAACAAGATCCGGTAGTTCCAACAGAAACATTTCACACTTGAAAGATGCAAGGGTTCCGAAGATCAATAGACCGGAACAGACCCTCCCgggaaccatggcaagagcaagatcTCGGGTTCCCGGGAAAGATGGGATCGAGGGCTGCTTACCGTAGCGCGCCCAGAGCTGAGGCTCGACGCCGGAGCACTCGCGGATGAGGACGGGGAGGGTGGGGTTGCGGGTCTTGATGTCACCGTAGTTCTTCTTCACGAACTCCCTGCgaatcagatcacagatccaacacCACGACATGAGCGAGCGACGATCGATTGTAGGGAGAGAAATGAGGGAAGAGAAGCGGGTGCGTTGGTGCTACCGGGCGGGGCCGCTGGCAGGGGAAGACTGGCAGAAGAGGAAGCGGATCTCCTTCACGTTCCGGGATAGGCTCGCCCGCCACGCCATCGCCGCCGGCTCCTTCCTTGGAttctcctctcttctcttctcggACCCCTTCTCTGCGTGGGTTGTATCTTCCTCTGCTGGGGAACGAACGAACGAACTGCCCAGCCGCGGCTGTCTCGTTGGATTCACATTCACGCCGTCCGATCCGGAAAACGGTGCATGGCCGTCAGATTAGGGTTCCGTCTCCACAAAAGTATATTTATTTCCCCACAAAAAAAGAACACGATTCCCCGGTCGCCTCACGCGGTGCCCACGCTCTTTTACCATCGTCATACGTCCGCGCGTCTAATGGGTGGGCCCCAAACACCCTAAGGCTAATGCTGTgtgcttagagcatctctagcatatCCCTTAAAACGCAGACCCTTATAACGCGTTTACAGTTCGCGGAAAACCCGTTTTAAGGGTCGATTTTAGCTGCGGCTGAATAGACCCCTCAAACTTAAACTGTAAAACCGAATATTTGCTTATATTCTTTCCCCACGTCTTTTTCTTTCTCTGTCTGTGTCCATGGTCAGCTAGCTTG is a window of Triticum dicoccoides isolate Atlit2015 ecotype Zavitan chromosome 2B, WEW_v2.0, whole genome shotgun sequence DNA encoding:
- the LOC119363992 gene encoding NADH dehydrogenase [ubiquinone] 1 alpha subcomplex subunit 2-like; amino-acid sequence: MAWRASLSRNVKEIRFLFCQSSPASGPAREFVKKNYGDIKTRNPTLPVLIRECSGVEPQLWARYDMGVERCVRLDGLTEAQIDKKLEELAKAGVA